From the genome of Helicobacter colisuis, one region includes:
- a CDS encoding FapA family protein, translating to MLKKDLQNSFRPYYINECEDIKFAFRQIASQSSCNLDTLDFELRGITTYVKKTYDYSPQSLKESEANTFFNHYNNLLEPNLLISQRYSILVFKKEKKETRFHMITDKFFSKAFITFREGFVFNAQEFENLYLQIKKFKAWNRILFIKEEEEKQALKDFLSILKYPLKKEVNYLLSQSFGYIPPNESSLEFKKEVTQNFQTLIADEIICIFHKATKGKPGRNIRGEYIVPENPKTLDQPCTLKFDPNSIKLKETPLEIRYLAAIGGILKYEDDYLYIENSLETKEVNLKTTGSLIGKIESGTEINITETDSLKEALGQGMKVQASKINIQGNVGANAQINANEVFIGGFTHQDSKIYATTATIKNHKGYLQAKNVKIKTLETGIIEAQRVEVEQMYGGKIYAEEIIIQTLHSNAFLYATKKIEVSLMQKGENRFYIAANYSLENKALYQKLLDQKDSSIKEAILLTKELKVESLELQKIKNTANEMRKILIHYKNTNTNPPSYLLAKFQEYHARVIALKEKKAKINTLSELSKQAYNALNKLDLATKEGTIVVQSGWVGYNEIHYVFYSPKNEFMLIPKAGEPSRVIFKNDKIHLVL from the coding sequence ATGTTAAAAAAAGATTTGCAAAACTCATTTAGACCCTATTATATCAATGAATGTGAGGATATTAAATTTGCTTTTAGGCAAATTGCTTCACAATCAAGTTGCAATTTAGATACGCTTGATTTTGAATTACGCGGAATCACAACCTATGTCAAAAAAACCTATGATTACTCTCCCCAATCGCTAAAAGAAAGCGAAGCCAATACTTTTTTTAACCATTACAATAATCTCTTAGAACCCAACCTTCTCATCTCTCAACGCTATTCTATTCTTGTGTTCAAAAAAGAAAAAAAAGAAACACGATTCCATATGATTACTGATAAGTTTTTCTCAAAAGCTTTTATAACATTCCGAGAAGGATTTGTGTTTAACGCACAAGAATTTGAAAATCTCTATCTCCAAATCAAGAAATTCAAAGCATGGAATCGTATTTTATTTATTAAAGAAGAAGAAGAAAAACAAGCTTTAAAAGATTTTTTAAGCATCTTAAAATATCCGCTCAAAAAAGAAGTCAATTACCTACTCTCTCAAAGCTTTGGCTACATTCCGCCAAATGAGAGCTCACTTGAATTCAAAAAAGAAGTAACTCAAAATTTCCAAACGCTTATAGCCGATGAAATCATCTGCATTTTTCATAAAGCTACCAAGGGCAAACCTGGTAGAAATATCCGTGGTGAATATATAGTCCCTGAAAATCCAAAAACACTTGATCAGCCCTGCACACTTAAATTTGACCCCAACAGCATTAAACTCAAAGAAACTCCTCTAGAGATTCGCTATCTTGCTGCAATTGGCGGGATTTTAAAATACGAAGATGATTATCTTTATATAGAAAATAGCCTAGAGACTAAGGAAGTCAATCTCAAAACAACCGGCTCACTTATTGGCAAGATTGAAAGTGGGACAGAGATTAATATTACCGAAACTGATTCACTCAAAGAAGCGCTTGGACAAGGAATGAAAGTCCAAGCCTCTAAAATCAATATCCAAGGCAATGTCGGGGCTAATGCACAAATTAACGCAAATGAAGTTTTTATTGGTGGTTTTACACATCAAGATTCAAAAATCTATGCCACAACAGCCACTATCAAAAACCACAAGGGCTATCTCCAAGCCAAAAATGTCAAAATAAAAACTTTAGAGACTGGAATCATTGAAGCCCAAAGGGTAGAAGTGGAACAAATGTATGGAGGTAAAATTTATGCAGAAGAAATCATTATCCAAACCCTGCATTCAAATGCCTTTTTATACGCCACCAAAAAAATTGAGGTTTCTCTTATGCAAAAGGGTGAAAACCGATTCTACATTGCTGCTAATTATAGCTTAGAAAACAAAGCGCTATACCAAAAGCTTTTAGACCAAAAAGATTCTTCAATCAAAGAAGCCATTTTGCTTACCAAAGAATTAAAAGTTGAAAGCCTAGAGTTGCAAAAAATCAAAAATACTGCCAATGAAATGCGAAAGATTCTAATCCATTACAAAAATACTAACACAAATCCACCAAGCTACTTACTTGCTAAATTCCAAGAATACCACGCACGAGTGATCGCACTTAAAGAAAAAAAAGCAAAAATCAACACCCTAAGCGAACTCTCCAAACAGGCTTACAATGCTTTAAATAAGCTTGATTTAGCAACCAAAGAAGGCACTATTGTTGTGCAAAGTGGTTGGGTGGGATACAATGAAATCCATTATGTTTTCTATTCTCCCAAAAATGAATTTATGCTAATCCCAAAAGCTGGAGAGCCCTCAAGAGTTATTTTTAAAAATGATAAAATCCATTTAGTTTTATAG
- the murJ gene encoding murein biosynthesis integral membrane protein MurJ, with translation MFLRAFLTNSSGILASRILGFIRDLMTASILGAGIYSDIFFVAFKLPNLFRRIFGEGAFNQAFLPSFFQARFRGGFALKILAVFCGILFVLSMLVWSFQKEVTKVLAYGFSDENITLAAPLVAINFWYLLLVFVVTFLGAMLQYKRNFTAWAYSPALLNLAMIAALFLARNSPAYEAVLWLSYGVLAGGVAQILLHFYPMWRLKFFRLLCVGFKELKSKKEAVNASVKSFYKQFFPAMIGSSSAQLASFIDTLLASFLTSGAISYLYYANRIFQLPLAIFAIATSTALFPLVAKYLKEKQELKALKELSRSFWLLCFLLGACVIGGVLLQNEIIWLLFERGQFGRENTLETAAVFSAYMFGLLPFGLSRIFSLWLYSQNKQALAAKITAFSLGVGTICSLVLMQFYGAVGLAIAGSISGFFVFFLTLHYFGWGRFFSILNHPKWLLIIVALLALEIVLIMFFKQYIFML, from the coding sequence ATGTTTTTAAGGGCTTTTTTAACTAATAGTAGCGGAATCTTGGCTTCAAGAATCTTAGGATTTATCCGCGATTTGATGACAGCTAGCATTTTGGGAGCTGGGATTTATAGCGATATTTTTTTTGTGGCTTTTAAATTGCCTAATCTTTTTAGGCGAATTTTTGGGGAAGGAGCGTTTAATCAAGCTTTTTTACCTAGCTTTTTTCAAGCGCGATTCCGCGGTGGATTTGCCTTAAAGATTCTTGCAGTTTTTTGCGGAATCTTGTTTGTTTTATCAATGTTAGTTTGGAGCTTTCAAAAAGAAGTTACTAAGGTTTTGGCTTATGGGTTTAGTGATGAGAATATCACACTTGCAGCACCCCTAGTGGCGATTAATTTTTGGTATTTACTTTTGGTTTTTGTGGTAACTTTTTTGGGAGCAATGCTACAATATAAGCGAAATTTTACCGCGTGGGCGTATTCTCCGGCACTTTTAAATTTGGCAATGATTGCGGCTTTGTTTTTAGCGCGAAATAGTCCTGCTTATGAGGCGGTTTTGTGGCTTAGTTACGGAGTTTTAGCTGGTGGAGTGGCACAGATTTTATTGCATTTTTATCCGATGTGGAGATTGAAGTTTTTTAGGCTTTTGTGTGTTGGTTTTAAGGAATTAAAGAGCAAAAAAGAAGCGGTAAATGCAAGTGTGAAATCTTTTTATAAACAATTTTTTCCTGCAATGATTGGGAGTTCTAGCGCACAACTAGCTTCCTTTATTGATACGCTTTTGGCATCTTTTTTGACAAGTGGGGCGATTTCGTATTTGTATTATGCAAACAGAATCTTTCAGCTTCCCTTAGCTATTTTTGCGATTGCAACTTCCACGGCGCTTTTTCCCTTGGTTGCTAAATATCTCAAAGAAAAGCAAGAGTTAAAAGCCCTAAAGGAGCTTTCTCGCTCTTTTTGGCTTTTGTGCTTTTTGCTTGGAGCTTGTGTGATTGGCGGGGTTTTGTTGCAAAATGAAATTATTTGGCTTTTGTTTGAGAGAGGGCAGTTTGGGCGTGAGAATACGCTAGAGACAGCAGCAGTTTTTAGCGCTTATATGTTTGGGCTTTTGCCCTTTGGGCTTTCTAGAATCTTTTCTTTGTGGCTTTATTCGCAAAACAAACAAGCCCTAGCAGCAAAAATCACAGCATTTTCTTTGGGTGTTGGGACAATTTGTTCGCTTGTGTTAATGCAGTTTTATGGCGCGGTTGGTTTGGCAATAGCAGGAAGTATTAGTGGTTTTTTTGTATTTTTTCTAACCTTACATTATTTTGGTTGGGGGAGATTTTTTAGCATTTTAAATCACCCCAAATGGCTTTTGATTATTGTTGCTTTGTTAGCTTTGGAGATTGTTTTGATTATGTTTTTTAAACAATATATTTTTATGCTTTAG
- a CDS encoding radical SAM protein, whose translation MNIIFGPITSRRFGESLGVDLSPQTKQCNYDCLYCELEGKKAQDSMQNILEVDTILTAIKEALNKFKNIQSLTITANGEPTLYPNLYELMLRLEDIKGDTQTLLLTNGSLLWDLSVSRACLLFDKVKFSLDAISPEVFKKIDRPIKNISLEQILQGIYQFSSDFSGELYAEILFVKGVNDDPKEVQKMARFLAPMRLKRLDIGSIDRPPAYKVDPISQESLENFEAIFKSYGIPVFLPKRITSPKKDNLELSKDEILKTLALRPMSKADIQSLWSKTSIQRLLELQQEGIILLKSINGIEFFAIK comes from the coding sequence ATGAATATCATTTTTGGACCTATTACTTCAAGGAGGTTTGGAGAATCGCTAGGTGTAGATCTCTCACCCCAAACCAAACAATGCAATTATGACTGCCTCTACTGCGAACTAGAGGGCAAAAAAGCTCAAGATTCTATGCAAAATATCTTAGAAGTTGATACAATCCTAACTGCCATAAAAGAAGCTCTAAATAAATTTAAAAATATCCAATCCCTAACCATTACTGCAAATGGAGAGCCCACACTCTACCCTAATTTATACGAATTAATGCTACGACTAGAAGACATAAAAGGCGACACGCAAACCCTATTATTAACCAATGGCTCTTTACTTTGGGATTTAAGTGTTTCTAGGGCTTGTTTGCTATTTGATAAAGTCAAATTCTCTCTTGATGCCATCTCTCCTGAAGTCTTTAAAAAAATCGATAGACCCATTAAAAATATTTCCCTAGAACAAATCTTGCAAGGAATCTACCAATTTAGCTCCGACTTTAGCGGAGAACTTTATGCAGAAATTCTTTTTGTCAAAGGCGTGAATGATGATCCAAAAGAAGTGCAAAAAATGGCAAGATTCCTAGCACCAATGCGACTAAAAAGACTAGATATAGGCAGTATTGATAGACCACCTGCTTACAAAGTTGATCCTATTTCACAAGAATCGTTAGAAAACTTTGAAGCAATTTTTAAAAGCTATGGCATACCTGTGTTTTTACCCAAGAGAATCACAAGCCCAAAAAAAGACAATTTAGAACTCTCAAAAGATGAGATTCTAAAAACCCTAGCCCTGCGTCCTATGAGCAAAGCAGACATACAAAGCCTGTGGAGTAAAACAAGCATTCAAAGACTTTTAGAATTACAGCAAGAAGGGATTATTTTATTAAAAAGTATTAATGGCATAGAATTTTTTGCTATCAAATAA
- a CDS encoding YceI family protein, with protein MKKILSISAFVALFSYPLLAEPYALDPNNSQVNFEISHLKLTKVDGKFDKFSANIDYDAAKKVLNLLEGSVEIASVDTANAKRDEHLNAADIFDSKKYPNMTFKMTKFETGKIYGDLTIKGITKPIVLQSTETLNGATLQIKANATIKRSDFDVVWESNLKDSLVGDEVKILLTLTANPQ; from the coding sequence ATGAAAAAAATCTTATCTATTTCTGCTTTTGTTGCTCTATTTAGCTATCCCCTTTTGGCTGAGCCGTATGCCTTAGATCCAAACAACTCTCAAGTAAATTTTGAAATTTCTCATCTCAAGCTCACCAAAGTAGATGGAAAATTTGATAAATTCAGTGCCAATATTGACTATGATGCAGCTAAAAAAGTCCTAAATTTGCTAGAAGGTAGCGTTGAAATTGCCTCTGTTGATACAGCTAATGCCAAACGCGATGAACATTTAAACGCTGCAGATATTTTTGATTCTAAAAAATATCCAAATATGACTTTTAAAATGACTAAGTTTGAAACAGGTAAAATTTATGGGGATTTAACCATCAAAGGCATCACAAAGCCTATCGTGCTTCAAAGCACAGAAACACTTAATGGCGCAACCTTGCAAATCAAAGCTAATGCAACAATCAAGCGTTCTGATTTTGATGTGGTATGGGAATCTAATCTTAAAGATAGCCTAGTAGGCGATGAAGTTAAAATCCTACTCACGCTCACTGCTAATCCACAATAA
- the cmoB gene encoding tRNA 5-methoxyuridine(34)/uridine 5-oxyacetic acid(34) synthase CmoB, with amino-acid sequence MQSLKEIQAKRNLALTHKHIAPLFESLNSLQSLPQNELGNATFSFDDFINLSLPNLTESSLHHITEVAKTLIPWRKGPFKINSLEILSEWNSAIKYNILEPHLNLQNKIIGDIGCNNGYYMFRMLKENPQKIIGLDPMPLCKLQFDFMQFFIQDSRLNFELLGIEDLPFLDINFDILLCLGVLYHRKSPIDSIKTIYNSLKQGGEAIFDSIIIEGNDEIALCPRNKRYAKMPNVYFIPTLKTFINWLEFCGFKEITHIATLKTGIDEQRKTPWSNAESLEDFLTPDKTKTIEGYPAPQRAYLKAKK; translated from the coding sequence ATGCAAAGCCTAAAAGAAATCCAAGCAAAGCGCAATTTAGCATTAACTCACAAACACATTGCACCTTTATTTGAATCCCTAAACTCCTTGCAAAGCCTTCCCCAAAATGAGCTAGGAAATGCTACTTTTAGCTTTGATGATTTTATTAATCTCTCTTTGCCCAATCTCACAGAATCTTCACTCCACCACATTACAGAAGTGGCAAAAACCCTTATTCCTTGGAGAAAAGGACCTTTTAAGATTAATTCTTTGGAGATTCTTAGCGAGTGGAATAGTGCCATTAAATACAATATTCTAGAGCCTCATCTAAATTTACAAAATAAAATCATAGGGGATATTGGTTGTAATAATGGCTATTATATGTTTAGAATGCTTAAAGAAAATCCCCAAAAAATCATCGGCTTAGATCCTATGCCCTTATGCAAATTACAATTTGATTTTATGCAGTTTTTTATCCAAGATTCAAGGCTTAATTTTGAGCTTTTAGGCATTGAGGATTTGCCTTTTTTAGATATTAACTTTGATATTTTACTTTGTCTTGGAGTGCTTTATCATCGTAAAAGCCCCATCGATTCTATTAAAACCATCTACAATTCCCTAAAACAAGGCGGGGAAGCAATTTTTGATAGCATTATCATAGAAGGAAATGATGAGATTGCGCTTTGCCCACGCAACAAACGCTATGCCAAAATGCCCAATGTCTATTTTATCCCTACCTTAAAAACTTTTATAAACTGGCTAGAATTTTGTGGTTTTAAAGAAATCACGCATATTGCAACCCTAAAAACAGGCATCGATGAACAAAGAAAAACTCCTTGGAGTAATGCAGAGAGTTTGGAGGATTTTCTAACCCCCGATAAGACAAAAACCATAGAAGGCTATCCTGCCCCACAAAGAGCTTATCTCAAAGCAAAAAAATAG
- a CDS encoding SAM-dependent methyltransferase, with the protein MKTSNLQSFSEFMQEWLYGEKGYYQNHRVGKEGDFYTSVSVSFFFGYCIANFIKNFLSQSLKLLPNKIAIVEIGADRGYLISDIANFLAHFTLFEKLHFCTIEPLKNLQNTQKSTFAKSQNTPLITFNSLQELKECGYDFIFFVSNELFDSFACELFFKGEMAYIQNNSLIFKPAPEIILQTAQIMNIEIGEIPPKLPEFIDSLSLCAKSFAFLTFDYGNLHPRNAFSLRLYHNHTTDNFFSNPTSKAYQAHLLESFGKSDLTYEVNFSYLKILFSKIGAKEIFFGRQNKILVDMGLDQVGEWYIQNFGLESFMRLSPKIRTLIDPEILGERFLGILFARI; encoded by the coding sequence GTGAAAACCTCTAATCTCCAGTCTTTTTCAGAATTTATGCAAGAATGGCTTTATGGAGAAAAAGGCTATTATCAAAACCATAGAGTTGGAAAAGAAGGGGATTTTTACACTAGCGTGAGTGTGAGTTTCTTTTTTGGCTATTGCATTGCTAATTTTATTAAAAATTTTCTAAGTCAATCGCTTAAACTCTTGCCTAATAAAATCGCCATTGTAGAAATAGGTGCTGATAGGGGGTATCTAATTAGTGATATTGCAAATTTTCTAGCACATTTTACGCTTTTTGAAAAACTTCATTTTTGCACAATTGAGCCACTTAAAAATCTCCAAAATACTCAAAAATCAACCTTTGCAAAATCCCAAAATACTCCCCTAATCACTTTTAATTCTTTGCAAGAATTAAAAGAGTGTGGTTATGACTTTATCTTTTTTGTAAGCAATGAACTTTTTGATTCTTTTGCTTGTGAGCTATTTTTTAAGGGCGAAATGGCATACATACAAAATAATTCACTCATTTTCAAACCCGCCCCAGAAATTATTTTACAAACCGCTCAAATAATGAATATAGAAATCGGTGAGATTCCACCCAAATTGCCTGAATTTATAGACTCACTTAGCTTATGTGCAAAATCTTTTGCATTTTTAACTTTTGATTATGGGAATCTCCACCCACGCAATGCTTTTTCACTGCGACTTTATCATAACCACACCACAGATAATTTCTTCTCAAATCCCACTTCAAAAGCCTATCAAGCCCATCTTTTAGAATCTTTTGGAAAAAGTGATTTGACTTATGAAGTTAATTTTTCTTACCTTAAAATACTTTTTTCAAAAATAGGCGCAAAGGAAATTTTCTTTGGCAGACAAAATAAAATCCTTGTGGATATGGGATTAGATCAAGTTGGCGAGTGGTATATTCAAAACTTTGGTTTAGAATCTTTTATGCGCCTCTCCCCAAAAATCCGCACACTCATAGATCCAGAAATCCTTGGAGAGAGATTTCTGGGAATCTTATTTGCTAGAATCTAA
- the lgt gene encoding prolipoprotein diacylglyceryl transferase, producing MEKWNNIYSAFNPIAFNLFGISVHWYGIMYVLALLVALGVAKWIAKKDSYPISSALLESYFLWVEIGVILGARLGYIIFYDPFSAYYLTHPWQIFNPLDKDGNFVGIRGMSYHGAVIGFLIASLIFARIKKVNFWLFMDLAGLSIPLGYVFGRIGNFLNQELIGRETSSALGIYVDGILRHPSQLYEAFLEGIVVFTILFLWRKKARFIGQIGILYGVLYSLMRFVAEFFREPDSQLGFVAFNWLTQGQFLSLIIGIFCFALLFKPKEKNG from the coding sequence ATGGAAAAATGGAATAATATTTATAGTGCTTTTAATCCTATTGCATTCAATCTTTTTGGTATTAGTGTGCATTGGTATGGGATAATGTATGTTTTAGCTTTGCTTGTGGCACTTGGTGTGGCAAAATGGATTGCCAAAAAAGATTCTTATCCTATTTCAAGTGCGCTTTTGGAAAGTTATTTTTTATGGGTAGAAATTGGTGTTATTTTAGGCGCTAGACTTGGATATATTATCTTTTATGATCCTTTTAGCGCTTATTATCTCACTCACCCTTGGCAAATTTTCAATCCCTTAGATAAAGATGGAAATTTTGTTGGGATTCGCGGAATGAGCTATCATGGGGCAGTCATTGGCTTTTTAATTGCCTCTTTAATCTTTGCAAGAATTAAAAAAGTTAATTTTTGGCTTTTTATGGATTTAGCTGGACTTAGTATTCCTTTAGGCTATGTATTTGGCAGAATCGGAAACTTTCTTAATCAAGAGCTAATTGGCAGAGAAACTTCAAGCGCTTTGGGGATTTATGTAGATGGAATCTTGCGCCACCCAAGTCAGCTTTATGAAGCCTTTTTGGAGGGTATTGTTGTTTTTACAATTCTCTTTTTGTGGAGAAAAAAGGCGCGTTTTATAGGACAGATTGGAATCTTATATGGCGTGCTTTATTCACTTATGCGCTTTGTCGCAGAATTCTTTAGAGAGCCTGATTCACAGCTTGGCTTTGTAGCTTTTAATTGGCTAACACAAGGGCAATTTCTCTCATTAATTATCGGTATTTTTTGCTTTGCCCTACTCTTTAAACCTAAGGAAAAAAATGGCTAA
- a CDS encoding acetyltransferase — translation MVRFAIVGAGGHGRVIADIILACGGEIAFVIDDSPQGKILENKNAISPKEFLMLGLQKEIKITLAIGNCQARRAFFEVFKQQGFEIPSLIHSSAIISKSAKISEACVVMPNVVVNAESTIETGVILNTGCVVEHDCKVGEFSHLAPKSALCGGVRIGKDSHIGAGSVVIEGRSVGDGCMIGAGSVVINDIQSFKKVVGNPAKKELQ, via the coding sequence ATGGTGAGATTTGCAATTGTTGGTGCTGGTGGGCATGGGAGAGTGATTGCTGATATTATTTTGGCATGTGGGGGCGAAATTGCTTTTGTCATTGATGATTCTCCACAAGGCAAAATTTTGGAAAATAAAAATGCTATCTCCCCTAAAGAATTTTTAATGTTGGGTTTGCAAAAAGAAATTAAGATTACATTAGCTATTGGGAATTGTCAAGCAAGAAGAGCCTTTTTTGAAGTTTTTAAACAGCAGGGTTTTGAGATTCCAAGCCTTATTCATTCAAGTGCAATTATTTCTAAAAGTGCTAAAATAAGCGAGGCTTGTGTGGTGATGCCAAATGTAGTGGTGAATGCAGAGAGCACGATAGAAACAGGTGTGATTTTAAACACAGGTTGTGTGGTGGAGCACGATTGTAAGGTGGGAGAATTTTCTCATCTAGCCCCCAAAAGCGCACTTTGTGGTGGTGTTAGAATCGGAAAAGATTCACATATTGGGGCAGGAAGCGTTGTGATTGAGGGTAGAAGTGTGGGCGATGGTTGTATGATTGGAGCAGGAAGCGTTGTAATTAATGATATTCAATCCTTTAAAAAGGTTGTAGGAAATCCAGCAAAAAAGGAGTTACAATGA
- the pglE gene encoding UDP-N-acetylbacillosamine transaminase: protein MSFRIFLSPPQMGKNEQKYVDEAFKSNYIAPLGEFVNSFELAMQDYTKSPNTLALSSGTAALHLALRVAGITKGDLVLASTFTFIGSIVPILYQGATPVFIDSDSSWNLSPKLLREALESLKTKPKALILTHLYGQCAKISEIVEICKEYGVLLIEDAAESLGAFYKGQHTGTFGKFGALSFNGNKIITTSGGGMLLGKDSSQMQKARYYSTQARENLPYYEHLDYGYNYRLSNICAAIGVGQLEEIEDKVAKRRKIFDWYQENLSSEFVEFMPEIPDSRGNRWLSTLRFKEKKVNVMELVGILANKGIESRPLWKPMHLQPLFRDSISFCDGISQSLFNNGICLPSGGALERREIDEVSGYILDYLKSL from the coding sequence ATGAGTTTTAGAATCTTTTTGTCCCCACCACAAATGGGAAAAAATGAGCAAAAGTATGTTGATGAAGCTTTTAAGAGCAATTATATTGCACCATTAGGGGAATTTGTCAATTCCTTTGAATTGGCAATGCAAGACTATACTAAAAGTCCTAACACACTCGCGCTTAGTAGTGGCACAGCGGCTTTGCATTTGGCTTTAAGAGTGGCAGGAATCACTAAAGGTGATTTGGTTTTGGCAAGCACTTTTACTTTTATAGGTTCGATTGTGCCTATTTTGTATCAAGGGGCAACACCGGTTTTTATTGATAGTGATTCTTCGTGGAATCTCTCCCCTAAACTTCTAAGAGAAGCACTAGAGAGCTTAAAAACAAAGCCAAAAGCCTTGATTTTGACACATCTTTATGGGCAGTGTGCTAAGATTTCTGAAATTGTAGAAATTTGTAAAGAATATGGGGTTTTGTTGATTGAGGATGCCGCGGAATCTTTAGGGGCATTTTATAAAGGACAACATACTGGAACTTTTGGAAAGTTTGGCGCATTGTCTTTTAATGGTAATAAAATTATTACAACAAGTGGTGGGGGAATGCTGCTAGGCAAAGATTCAAGCCAAATGCAAAAGGCAAGGTATTATTCCACTCAAGCAAGAGAGAATCTGCCTTATTATGAGCATTTAGACTATGGTTATAATTACCGCCTTAGCAATATTTGTGCAGCAATTGGCGTAGGACAGCTAGAAGAGATAGAAGACAAGGTTGCAAAAAGGCGAAAAATTTTTGATTGGTATCAAGAAAATCTCTCTAGTGAATTTGTAGAATTTATGCCTGAGATTCCTGATTCAAGGGGAAATCGTTGGCTAAGCACTTTGAGATTTAAAGAGAAGAAAGTCAATGTAATGGAACTTGTAGGGATTTTAGCTAACAAAGGCATTGAATCGCGTCCATTGTGGAAGCCTATGCATTTACAGCCTTTATTTAGAGATTCTATAAGTTTTTGTGATGGCATTTCTCAAAGTCTCTTTAATAATGGAATTTGTTTGCCTAGCGGTGGAGCCTTAGAGCGCAGAGAGATTGATGAGGTATCGGGCTATATTTTGGATTATTTAAAGAGTCTTTAA